One Pieris rapae chromosome 7, ilPieRapa1.1, whole genome shotgun sequence genomic window carries:
- the LOC111001927 gene encoding uncharacterized protein LOC111001927: MNTHRKSSVGIMRKYYQLILIVVCFLSIVTLLMYRHEYYKLRYVLEVLNIFGKPGLSEIEFCGPGFNATMLSEILRNSSLEVKETPPLFQEINEDFYSYSSFLRSHKKYEDLSPKYAHVINTIVIGKAHVIPNFRCYIWHENVPKPKSGRFNYKISSEPLNNFRLYVFECSSNKDFGRPNGVSFYINDYNINPLHAPINRLIQVNTKRKVQQRSNIRFVNTVIPAICVIPNEIPMVSRDAFIEFLVLHHLVGVDYFTIYDSMISEDVIRRLNLFPADITQWNIQFYPLNYPFIFSKSYQIVRNAIELDCIFRHFQFDKEEVNKVSHVTVLAWDEFLVPRVHNSIQALLRDYDPMLTFRTSMVNTLIFCLNQNDDDNADIGYPEIMKKTHYYSVPQEKRPIEIRNLETMISFDDIFNLTSNIKSISLDMLGVHKYTTCGNPKKFDINGYNETEMQVFQHKFEGAMLKFGDRIVSDKIYRLYRSGQIWEKDNHGNIRDML, encoded by the coding sequence ATGAATACCCACCGCAAGTCTTCAGTAGGCATCATGAGGAAATATTATCAACTAATACTCATCGTCGTCTGCTTTTTAAGTATTGTGACGCTTTTAATGTACCGACATGAATACTACAAATTACGCTATGTCCTCGaagtacttaatatttttggaaaaCCAGGTCTTTCGGAGATTGAATTCTGCGGACCCGGCTTCAATGCGACTATGTTATCCGAGATATTAAGGAATTCTTCTCTGGAAGTTAAAGAAACACCGCCTTTATTTCAAGAAATTAATGAAGATTTTTATTCCTATTCATCGTTCCTTCgttcacataaaaaatacgaaGACCTATCGCCAAAATACGCGCACGTTATTAACACTATCGTCATTGGTAAAGCGCATGTTATACCTAATTTTCGATGCTATATTTGGCATGAGAATGTTCCAAAACCAAAGTCTGGTAGGTTTAACTACAAAATTTCATCTGAGCCTCTAAATAATTTCAGACTCTATGTCTTTGAATGTTCTTCAAACAAAGACTTTGGGAGACCAAATGGAGttagtttttacataaatgattataatatcaatCCCTTGCATGCTCCGATTAATAGATTAATTCAAGTAAATACAAAGAGAAAAGTGCAACAGAGAAGTAATATTAGGTTTGTCAATACAGTTATACCAGCAATATGTGTTATTCCAAATGAAATTCCTATGGTATCACGAGATGCCTTCATTGAGTTTTTAGTGTTACACCACTTGGTTGGTGTAGACTACTTCACAATATATGATAGTATGATTTCTGAAGATGTTATAAGACGACTTAATTTATTCCCAGCGGATATAACTCAGTGGAATATCCAATTTTATCCCTTAAACTATCCCTTCATATTTTCCAAATCATACCAAATTGTAAGAAATGCTATAGAGTTAGATTGTATATTCCGCCATTTTCAATTTGACAAAGAAGAAGTGAATAAAGTAAGTCATGTAACTGTGTTAGCTTGGGATGAATTCCTTGTACCTAGAGTTCATAACTCTATACAAGCATTATTAAGAGATTATGACCCTATGTTAACTTTTCGAACATCTATggtaaatactttaatattttgtttgaaccAAAATGATGATGATAATGCAGATATTGGGTATCCTGAGATCATgaaaaaaacacattattattCTGTGCCACAAGAGAAACGACCAATAGAAATTCGCAATTTAGAAACAATGATATCTTTTGAtgatatattcaatttaacatccaatataaaatcaatttctttAGATATGTTGGGTGTACATAAATACACTACATGTGGCAATCCAAAAAAGTTTGATATAAATGGATATAATGAAACAGAAATGCAAGTTTTTCAACACAAATTTGAAGGTGCCATGTTAAAGTTTGGTGATAGAATTGTGAGTGATAAGATATACAGATTGTACAGATCAGGACAGATTTGGGAGAAAGATAATCATGGAAATATTAGAGATATGTTGTGA